A DNA window from Desulfofalx alkaliphila DSM 12257 contains the following coding sequences:
- the spoVE gene encoding stage V sporulation protein E has product MRLKKRSPDFILFLTVLMLLSVGIVMVFSASQYVTIIRYQNAFYYFERQMLWALIGVTAMIVIMNIDYYRIKRWIGPIVVIAFVLLIMVLIPGIGKEVNGSMRWIDLKIISFAPAELVKLCLIAFVAFGLSKRPGLVQNFSKGLLPYLAIMAAAAGLILMQPDLGTAVTLCGTIIIMFLAAGARISHILGLGVAGLCAVMVAIIVKPYRVKRFLAFLDPTADPQGSGYHIIQSLYALGSGGLFGMGLGQSKQKFLYLPENHTDFIFAIIGEELGFIGASLVILLFMLLVWRGLKIAITSPDPFASLLATGITCGIALQAIINIGVVTGSMPVTGVPLPFISFGGTSLLFTLMGVGILLNISKYTSPR; this is encoded by the coding sequence TTGCGGTTAAAGAAAAGGTCACCGGACTTTATCCTTTTTCTAACCGTCTTAATGCTTTTGAGCGTGGGTATTGTGATGGTGTTCAGCGCAAGTCAATATGTTACCATAATACGCTACCAAAATGCCTTTTATTACTTTGAACGGCAGATGTTGTGGGCCTTAATAGGCGTCACCGCAATGATTGTGATTATGAACATTGACTATTACCGCATTAAACGGTGGATTGGCCCCATTGTGGTGATAGCCTTTGTATTGTTAATTATGGTGCTGATACCGGGTATTGGAAAAGAAGTTAACGGTTCAATGCGGTGGATAGATTTAAAGATAATCAGCTTTGCACCGGCTGAATTGGTAAAGCTGTGTCTAATAGCTTTTGTAGCTTTCGGTCTTTCCAAAAGACCGGGCCTGGTGCAGAATTTCAGCAAAGGCTTATTGCCCTACTTGGCAATTATGGCTGCCGCGGCAGGCCTAATACTAATGCAGCCTGACCTGGGCACGGCGGTTACCCTGTGCGGCACCATTATTATTATGTTTTTAGCCGCCGGCGCAAGAATATCTCATATTTTAGGTCTTGGTGTCGCCGGCCTGTGTGCGGTGATGGTGGCAATTATCGTGAAACCATACCGGGTAAAACGTTTTTTAGCTTTCCTTGACCCCACTGCAGACCCGCAGGGATCCGGTTATCATATCATTCAATCCCTATATGCCTTGGGCTCCGGGGGACTTTTCGGAATGGGCTTGGGTCAGAGCAAACAAAAATTTTTGTACCTGCCGGAAAACCACACCGACTTTATATTTGCCATTATTGGTGAAGAACTGGGTTTTATTGGTGCCTCACTGGTGATACTCTTATTCATGTTGTTGGTATGGCGGGGTTTAAAGATAGCCATAACCTCACCGGACCCCTTTGCCAGTTTACTGGCCACCGGAATAACCTGCGGCATAGCACTGCAGGCCATCATTAACATTGGTGTGGTCACCGGTTCAATGCCGGTAACGGGGGTGCCGCTGCCCTTTATTAGCTTTGGCGGAACTTCCTTGCTATTTACATTGATGGGAGTGGGAATACTATTAAATATTTCCAAATATACCTCTCCACGCTAA
- the murB gene encoding UDP-N-acetylmuramate dehydrogenase — protein sequence MNKTVVQHTLQSKLNTKLLIGEPMHKHTSWRIGGEAEYFVEPTDLTELQKCIVLANELQIPLTVIGNGTNLLVLDSGIQGLVVKIGRGLDHIKIDKTTITAGAGALLPVLARRAMEKGLAGFAWSAGIPGSIGGAVIMNAGAYGASISDVIQAALVLDQDGQLRRLNKEQMGFGYRTSALQNGPWVVVEAVFNCLPGDKEAIKAQMDENNAKRKAVQPQGYPNAGSVFKNPPGDSAGRLIELAGCKGLKVGNAQVSTHHANWIVNLGGATARDVLSLIDIIKGRVKEKFDVALQLEVRVLG from the coding sequence ATGAATAAAACTGTAGTACAGCATACACTGCAATCAAAGTTAAATACCAAGCTGCTAATTGGTGAGCCAATGCATAAACATACCAGTTGGCGGATTGGCGGCGAGGCAGAGTATTTTGTTGAGCCCACAGACCTTACGGAATTGCAAAAGTGTATTGTGCTCGCCAATGAACTGCAAATACCGCTCACAGTGATTGGCAATGGCACAAACCTATTGGTGCTGGACAGCGGTATACAGGGATTGGTGGTTAAAATCGGCCGCGGGCTGGACCATATAAAAATAGATAAAACCACCATTACCGCCGGTGCCGGTGCCCTGCTGCCGGTGCTGGCCCGCCGGGCCATGGAAAAGGGCCTAGCGGGGTTTGCTTGGTCGGCAGGTATACCGGGAAGCATTGGCGGTGCAGTGATAATGAATGCCGGTGCATACGGGGCCAGCATCAGTGATGTTATACAAGCTGCCCTGGTGCTGGATCAAGACGGTCAATTAAGGAGACTTAATAAAGAACAAATGGGCTTTGGCTACCGTACCAGTGCTTTGCAAAATGGCCCTTGGGTGGTGGTAGAAGCGGTCTTTAATTGTTTGCCCGGAGATAAAGAGGCCATTAAGGCACAGATGGATGAAAACAATGCCAAACGGAAGGCTGTGCAGCCCCAAGGCTACCCCAATGCCGGCAGTGTGTTTAAAAATCCACCGGGGGATTCTGCCGGCAGATTGATAGAACTGGCAGGTTGTAAAGGTTTGAAGGTGGGCAATGCTCAAGTTTCAACCCACCATGCCAATTGGATTGTTAATCTCGGCGGTGCCACTGCCCGGGATGTTTTAAGTTTAATAGATATTATCAAAGGGAGAGTAAAAGAGAAGTTTGACGTTGCCCTCCAGCTAGAGGTACGTGTGCTGGGCTAG
- the murD gene encoding UDP-N-acetylmuramoyl-L-alanine--D-glutamate ligase codes for MHLDDKKILVVGAALSGIAVADFLVNKGAQVTLTDAKSADKLDQSVQRLADKGVKLALEGQYPNLAEEPYHLLVVSPGVPLTAPPVAQAYERAIPVIGELELAFRFAEAPIIAVTGTNGKTTTATLVGEIMKNAGFNTLVAGNIGLPLISQVENEQRDYIVAEVSSFQLETIQTFRPAVGAILNITPDHLDRHGTMENYTSAKTKIFANQVPLDYTVLNYDQPETAKLAAQSMGRVIFFSRKHNLETGVYIQNHHMVATLDGVTTKIMPVNELNIPGGHNLENALAAVACTFVLGVEPNTIAKALRNFKGVAHRLEPVAEINGVQYVNDSKGTNPDATIKALEAYKQPIILIAGGLNKGSDFTRLAKVIKEKVRVLILLGQHGYQIQGAVEKEGYNTFVNVQDYMEAVKVAHQVAKPGEVVLLSPACASWDMFKSYEERGEVFRQLVLKLRG; via the coding sequence ATGCACTTAGATGATAAAAAAATACTGGTGGTGGGGGCGGCCCTGAGCGGCATAGCCGTTGCTGATTTTTTAGTTAACAAGGGTGCGCAAGTAACCCTCACCGATGCCAAATCTGCGGACAAGCTGGATCAGTCAGTTCAGCGCTTGGCAGACAAGGGGGTTAAGTTAGCCCTTGAGGGCCAATACCCCAATCTGGCAGAAGAACCATATCACCTGCTGGTGGTAAGCCCCGGGGTGCCGCTGACCGCCCCTCCGGTGGCCCAGGCATATGAGAGAGCTATACCGGTCATAGGGGAATTGGAATTGGCCTTCCGATTTGCTGAAGCACCCATAATTGCTGTCACCGGAACAAACGGCAAAACCACCACCGCCACACTGGTTGGTGAAATAATGAAAAATGCCGGCTTTAATACGCTGGTGGCGGGCAACATCGGTTTACCTTTAATCAGTCAGGTGGAAAATGAGCAAAGGGATTACATAGTGGCCGAAGTTTCCAGTTTTCAACTGGAAACCATACAAACCTTTCGGCCGGCGGTGGGGGCCATACTTAACATAACCCCCGATCATTTAGACAGGCATGGCACCATGGAGAATTATACATCTGCCAAAACAAAAATATTCGCCAACCAGGTGCCGCTGGATTACACCGTTTTAAATTATGATCAACCGGAAACTGCAAAATTGGCAGCACAATCAATGGGACGGGTTATATTTTTCAGCCGCAAGCATAACTTAGAAACAGGGGTATACATCCAAAATCACCATATGGTGGCAACTTTGGATGGTGTTACCACAAAAATTATGCCGGTAAATGAACTGAACATACCCGGCGGGCACAACTTGGAAAATGCCCTTGCTGCAGTGGCCTGTACCTTTGTGCTGGGGGTAGAACCCAATACAATAGCCAAAGCCCTGAGAAACTTTAAAGGGGTGGCCCATCGCCTGGAACCGGTGGCTGAAATCAATGGGGTGCAATACGTTAATGATTCCAAAGGAACTAACCCCGATGCAACCATAAAGGCATTGGAAGCCTACAAGCAACCAATAATACTGATTGCCGGCGGTCTAAACAAAGGCAGTGACTTTACCCGGCTGGCCAAAGTAATTAAGGAGAAGGTGCGGGTATTGATACTGTTGGGCCAGCATGGGTATCAAATACAAGGGGCAGTGGAGAAGGAAGGTTATAACACCTTTGTCAATGTTCAAGACTACATGGAAGCAGTGAAGGTGGCCCACCAAGTGGCCAAACCAGGAGAGGTAGTCTTATTGTCGCCGGCCTGCGCAAGTTGGGATATGTTCAAAAGCTATGAAGAGCGCGGAGAGGTCTTCCGACAGTTGGTGCTCAAACTGAGGGGGTAA
- a CDS encoding cell division protein FtsQ/DivIB, producing MTGVRPLPPKKKHNMLQGALIIFLVGFTMYVLLQSTVFEVRQIEIVGRNEISQDELIKLSGVVLGSNIFKLDLMSGEEKIRLLPMIKEVKLLRKYPSTVVIEILERKPVALLPFNEGFLTVDIEGIYLREGSINSDSLPVITGYNDIRAVPGQRVENEKVATGLQVIGDLPAPLVENLSEIHIDRQNRVFIYTTDGIQGRLGLAEKISSKGEIFLQVIEQISQDQPVDYVDISSFKSPVVKYADEARGGAQ from the coding sequence TTGACCGGAGTTAGACCGCTTCCGCCCAAGAAAAAGCACAATATGCTGCAAGGGGCATTAATTATTTTCCTGGTAGGTTTTACCATGTATGTTTTGCTGCAGTCAACGGTTTTTGAAGTGCGCCAAATTGAGATTGTAGGCAGAAATGAAATATCCCAGGATGAATTGATTAAGTTATCCGGTGTGGTGCTGGGCAGCAATATTTTTAAACTGGACTTAATGAGCGGGGAAGAAAAAATTAGACTGCTGCCAATGATCAAAGAAGTAAAACTATTGCGCAAGTATCCTTCTACAGTGGTAATTGAGATTTTGGAAAGAAAACCCGTAGCCCTCTTACCGTTTAATGAAGGTTTTTTAACTGTTGATATTGAAGGTATTTACTTACGGGAAGGCAGTATAAATTCAGATTCCTTGCCTGTCATCACAGGCTACAACGATATTAGGGCTGTGCCCGGTCAAAGGGTGGAAAATGAAAAGGTTGCCACCGGGCTGCAGGTAATAGGCGATTTGCCTGCCCCCTTAGTGGAAAACCTTTCAGAAATACACATTGACCGGCAAAACAGGGTATTTATATATACCACCGATGGCATCCAAGGCAGATTGGGCTTGGCAGAAAAAATCTCCAGTAAGGGTGAAATCTTTTTGCAAGTAATTGAACAAATTTCTCAGGATCAGCCGGTGGACTATGTTGATATTTCTTCATTTAAGTCACCGGTTGTAAAGTATGCCGATGAGGCAAGGGGGGGTGCACAGTGA
- the murG gene encoding undecaprenyldiphospho-muramoylpentapeptide beta-N-acetylglucosaminyltransferase encodes MRAIVTGGGTGGHIYPALAIAKGIENRYPGAEILYVGTNKGLESDLVPKAGYPFASIEVSGFRRKLSPENLKVLWQAGRGVFQAAQIVKKFKPHVVIGTGGYVCGPVVMSAALRGIPTLIHEQNALPGVTNRILSRFASRVAVTFEDSIKHFPNKAGVKLTGLPVRPEILNCNKEEAYTKLGLQPGKPVLLVFGGSRGARRINMAMVKVVQVFSQRSDIQILHATGQVGYDEYLAEVEKLGIALVNNGNITTVPYLYNMHHALAVSDLVVCRAGAATLAEITALGLPSILVPYPYAAENHQEHNARALVERGAALMIHDSELTGELLVKKIEELLLSPTKLKEMAEKSSFLGRPKALADIIELVDVITDKQSNT; translated from the coding sequence TTGCGGGCTATTGTCACAGGTGGCGGCACAGGGGGGCATATCTACCCTGCCCTTGCCATTGCCAAGGGAATTGAAAACCGCTACCCCGGCGCCGAAATTCTATACGTGGGTACAAACAAAGGTTTAGAGTCAGATCTTGTGCCTAAGGCGGGCTATCCCTTTGCATCAATAGAGGTATCCGGCTTTCGCCGCAAGCTGTCACCGGAAAATTTGAAGGTGCTTTGGCAGGCGGGGCGAGGAGTTTTTCAAGCGGCCCAAATAGTAAAAAAATTTAAACCGCATGTTGTTATCGGTACCGGGGGGTATGTTTGCGGCCCCGTGGTGATGTCGGCGGCCCTGAGGGGTATACCGACCTTAATTCATGAACAAAATGCCCTGCCCGGTGTAACCAACCGAATTCTTTCCCGCTTTGCCAGCAGAGTGGCCGTAACCTTTGAGGACTCCATAAAACACTTCCCAAACAAGGCCGGTGTAAAGCTTACCGGCCTGCCTGTGCGTCCGGAAATACTTAATTGTAATAAGGAAGAAGCCTATACTAAACTGGGCCTACAACCGGGCAAGCCGGTTCTGCTGGTATTTGGCGGCAGTAGGGGTGCCCGGCGCATTAACATGGCCATGGTTAAGGTTGTACAAGTTTTTTCCCAAAGAAGTGATATTCAGATATTGCATGCCACCGGCCAGGTGGGTTATGATGAATATCTGGCAGAGGTGGAAAAGTTAGGTATAGCACTGGTTAATAATGGGAACATTACCACTGTACCCTATTTGTATAATATGCACCACGCTCTAGCTGTCAGTGATTTAGTGGTGTGCCGGGCAGGCGCTGCCACTCTGGCAGAAATAACTGCCCTGGGTTTACCCAGTATATTGGTACCCTACCCTTATGCTGCAGAAAACCACCAAGAGCATAACGCCCGGGCACTGGTAGAACGGGGTGCAGCCTTAATGATTCACGACAGCGAACTCACCGGTGAGCTGCTGGTGAAAAAAATAGAAGAGTTACTATTATCGCCAACTAAACTGAAAGAGATGGCTGAAAAAAGTTCTTTCCTTGGTCGTCCAAAGGCTTTGGCTGATATTATAGAACTGGTTGACGTTATTACAGACAAGCAAAGTAACACATAA
- the mraY gene encoding phospho-N-acetylmuramoyl-pentapeptide-transferase: MAFAITAVLAPLFIPVLRRLKFGQNVRDDGPASHLKKSGTPTMGGVIFLVAIAIAGLTLLRPKIPLPGATEGLVVLAVTLGFGLIGFLDDFIKIGMKRSLGLRAREKLLGQIILALGLAYIAVSVLGRGTDVVIPFSGFFVDNGLRYDLGLIGFLLFTTLVVVGTTNAVNLTDGLDGLASGTTLVATLPFIAIALISDKAGVALVLAAVAGGCLGFLLYNRYPAKVFMGDTGSLALGGALGAAAVLTRSELFLVIIGGVFVIEALSVMIQVISFKTTGKRVFRMSPLHHHFELGGWSEWRVVLTFWLAAVILAVVGLAALYNLT; this comes from the coding sequence ATGGCCTTTGCCATTACGGCGGTTTTAGCGCCTCTATTTATACCGGTATTGAGAAGACTTAAATTCGGGCAGAACGTACGGGATGACGGACCGGCCAGCCATTTGAAGAAAAGCGGAACACCTACCATGGGTGGCGTAATTTTTTTAGTGGCCATTGCCATTGCCGGCTTAACCCTCTTGCGGCCGAAAATACCACTGCCGGGTGCCACCGAAGGGTTAGTGGTGCTGGCGGTGACACTGGGATTTGGTTTAATAGGTTTTCTCGATGATTTCATTAAAATTGGCATGAAAAGGTCATTGGGCCTGCGGGCACGGGAAAAATTATTGGGACAAATAATTTTGGCCCTGGGCCTGGCTTATATTGCGGTCTCTGTATTGGGACGGGGCACCGATGTGGTGATACCCTTTTCCGGTTTTTTTGTTGACAATGGCCTGCGATATGACCTTGGTTTAATTGGTTTTTTGCTATTTACCACCTTAGTGGTGGTGGGGACCACCAATGCCGTTAACTTAACAGACGGCTTGGACGGTCTTGCTTCCGGCACCACCCTGGTGGCCACCCTGCCCTTTATAGCCATTGCCCTTATTAGCGATAAGGCCGGTGTTGCATTGGTGTTGGCAGCGGTTGCCGGGGGCTGTTTGGGTTTTTTATTGTATAACCGCTATCCTGCAAAGGTGTTCATGGGTGATACCGGCTCACTGGCGTTGGGCGGAGCGCTGGGAGCAGCTGCAGTATTAACCCGCAGCGAGCTGTTCCTGGTAATTATTGGCGGTGTCTTTGTAATAGAAGCTTTGTCGGTGATGATTCAAGTTATATCCTTTAAAACCACCGGCAAACGTGTTTTTCGCATGAGTCCGCTACATCACCACTTTGAGTTAGGTGGCTGGTCTGAATGGCGGGTGGTGCTGACATTTTGGCTTGCAGCTGTCATCCTTGCGGTTGTGGGGTTAGCGGCCCTATATAACTTAACTTAG
- the murC gene encoding UDP-N-acetylmuramate--L-alanine ligase: MKEIPRRVHFIGIGGAGMSGIARILAGLGYQVSGSDLNRTEVTRKLEAIGIKCFTGHNADNLTDAQLVVVSTAIPPHNPELLAAKERNIPIVHRAQMLAQLMMRQKGIAVAGAHGKTTTTSMLALVMERGSYRPTIVIGGELNDIGGNAKLGDGEYLVAEADESDGSFVLLNPYHAIITNIEDDHLDYYGNTERILDAFKQFLNNIHPEGVAVLYADDANIQRVAADYKGKIITYGFNGKADYTIKNMSLNGKANGGDVYRGEGFIGRLELGIPGQHNLLNALAVTAMAMHIGIDFDTVAQSLKDFRGAHRRYEVLGEVSGVKVVDDYAHHPTEVKATLKAARQAHPGRIIGVFQPHRYTRTKHLYQQFGKAFEDADIVVINNIYSAGEQPLEGVSAQLIVDAVKNNTGAEVIYIEDLGDVSEYLLNIARPGDIILTMGAGNIWTSGTELVKKLEERN; this comes from the coding sequence GTGAAAGAAATCCCCAGGAGAGTTCACTTTATAGGAATTGGCGGAGCAGGTATGAGCGGCATTGCCCGGATATTAGCAGGTTTGGGTTATCAGGTCAGTGGCTCGGATTTAAACCGGACCGAAGTAACCCGTAAACTGGAGGCCATTGGTATTAAATGTTTTACCGGTCACAATGCAGATAACCTAACAGATGCCCAACTGGTGGTGGTATCCACAGCCATACCCCCCCATAATCCTGAGTTACTGGCCGCAAAAGAACGGAATATACCAATTGTTCACCGGGCACAGATGCTGGCCCAACTAATGATGCGGCAAAAGGGCATTGCTGTTGCCGGAGCCCATGGTAAAACCACCACCACCTCTATGTTGGCCTTGGTGATGGAAAGGGGCAGCTATCGTCCCACCATTGTAATAGGAGGTGAACTGAACGACATCGGTGGCAACGCAAAACTGGGAGACGGAGAGTACCTGGTGGCGGAAGCCGATGAAAGTGACGGTTCTTTTGTATTATTAAATCCATACCATGCCATAATCACTAATATTGAAGATGATCACCTGGATTATTATGGCAACACAGAGAGAATATTAGATGCCTTTAAGCAGTTTTTAAATAATATCCACCCGGAGGGCGTGGCGGTATTATATGCAGACGATGCTAATATTCAAAGAGTTGCGGCGGATTATAAAGGAAAGATAATCACCTACGGTTTTAATGGCAAGGCTGATTATACCATAAAAAACATGTCCTTAAACGGTAAGGCCAATGGGGGGGACGTGTACCGGGGTGAAGGGTTCATCGGTCGCCTGGAATTGGGTATTCCCGGTCAACACAACCTTTTAAACGCCCTGGCCGTTACTGCCATGGCAATGCATATCGGCATAGATTTTGACACCGTGGCCCAATCACTGAAGGACTTTAGAGGAGCTCACCGGCGCTATGAAGTGCTGGGTGAAGTGAGTGGGGTAAAAGTAGTTGATGACTATGCCCACCATCCCACCGAAGTAAAGGCAACCCTCAAGGCGGCAAGGCAGGCTCACCCAGGAAGAATAATTGGGGTTTTTCAGCCCCACAGGTACACAAGAACTAAGCATTTATATCAACAGTTTGGCAAAGCCTTTGAAGATGCTGATATTGTGGTAATCAATAATATATACAGTGCAGGGGAGCAGCCCCTAGAAGGTGTCAGTGCTCAACTAATTGTTGATGCAGTTAAAAACAACACCGGCGCCGAGGTTATATATATCGAGGACCTAGGTGATGTTTCCGAGTATCTTTTAAACATTGCCAGGCCGGGAGACATTATTTTAACCATGGGTGCAGGAAATATTTGGACCAGCGGAACAGAGCTGGTTAAAAAGTTAGAGGAACGTAATTAA
- a CDS encoding DUF881 domain-containing protein, with translation MKVKGYLWGIALVAVVFGFMLAMQLKADTVEDPSLESTNRLAEQIEQRQKDVQELQEKVDNMRLALEEAANQPELRTIQRQLSTASIMAGVTPVTGPGIEVVLNDSNVVLQPGQNPNLYVLHDEDVLKVLNELKAAGAEALALNDQRMIATSEIRCTGPTILTNGNKRLAAPFVITAIGDPDTLYNALFMKGGVAEQLKFWGIQVSAKKMKEVVIPSYGGAISYDLNVGGERS, from the coding sequence GTGAAGGTAAAGGGCTACCTATGGGGTATTGCTTTGGTGGCAGTGGTGTTTGGTTTTATGCTTGCCATGCAGCTTAAGGCCGACACAGTGGAGGACCCTTCCCTGGAAAGTACCAACAGATTAGCCGAACAGATCGAGCAGAGGCAAAAGGATGTACAGGAATTACAAGAGAAGGTAGACAACATGCGCCTGGCATTGGAAGAGGCTGCAAATCAACCTGAGTTAAGAACTATTCAAAGGCAGCTAAGTACCGCCAGCATTATGGCCGGCGTCACTCCCGTAACCGGGCCGGGAATAGAAGTTGTTTTAAATGACAGTAATGTGGTATTACAGCCGGGGCAAAACCCAAATCTGTATGTGCTGCATGACGAGGATGTATTAAAGGTGCTAAATGAACTTAAGGCTGCCGGGGCAGAGGCCCTGGCTCTTAATGACCAACGAATGATAGCCACCAGTGAAATCCGCTGCACGGGTCCTACCATTTTAACCAATGGAAATAAGCGCCTGGCTGCCCCCTTTGTAATTACAGCCATTGGCGACCCTGACACCCTGTACAATGCCTTATTTATGAAGGGCGGCGTGGCAGAACAATTAAAATTTTGGGGTATACAGGTGTCAGCCAAAAAAATGAAAGAAGTGGTCATTCCCAGCTACGGTGGGGCAATATCCTATGACTTAAATGTAGGAGGGGAACGGTCTTGA
- the murA gene encoding UDP-N-acetylglucosamine 1-carboxyvinyltransferase, giving the protein MSSQKFLIVGKSRLKGTVKINGSKNATLPILAATLLCSETATVKDLPNLHDVNTMKDVLTYLGARVNREGRKMIVDSSEVQSLEISEDLMRRMRASNLVLGPLLARFGYVKISYPGGCNIGSRPMNLHLKGLQAMGAVITEKFGYITAETPFGLQGTEIHLDMPSVGATENLMMAAALADGITTIRNAAKEPEIVDLQSFLVSMGAKISGAGTDTIRIEGVQALKGTEHTVIPDRIEAGTYMVAAAITNGDITLTNVIPVHLDAVIAKLREAGVQVTVNEDTIRVQGVERPKAVDIKTMPYPGFPTDMQPQFLALMSIAEGTSIISETIFENRFKHVAELRRMGADIRLEGNTAIVRGVPGLTGAYVEASDLRAGAALTLAAMAAEDGTVLDGIEHIDRGYERMEKKYNPLGARIIRVNS; this is encoded by the coding sequence ATTTCTAGTCAAAAGTTCCTCATTGTAGGCAAAAGCAGGTTAAAGGGAACAGTTAAAATAAATGGCAGCAAAAATGCCACCCTTCCCATCTTGGCGGCCACCCTATTGTGCAGTGAGACTGCCACTGTAAAGGACTTACCCAACCTACATGATGTCAATACCATGAAGGATGTGCTGACCTATTTAGGTGCGCGGGTTAATCGGGAAGGAAGAAAAATGATTGTGGATAGCAGCGAGGTACAGTCGCTGGAGATTTCCGAAGACCTGATGAGACGGATGCGGGCTTCCAATTTGGTGCTGGGTCCGCTATTGGCCCGTTTTGGCTATGTTAAGATAAGTTACCCCGGAGGCTGTAACATTGGCAGTAGGCCGATGAACCTGCATCTTAAGGGTTTACAGGCCATGGGTGCTGTGATTACAGAAAAATTTGGTTACATTACAGCGGAAACCCCCTTTGGTTTGCAGGGGACGGAAATTCATCTAGATATGCCCAGTGTAGGGGCCACTGAGAATTTAATGATGGCGGCGGCTTTGGCAGATGGTATTACAACCATACGCAATGCAGCAAAAGAACCGGAAATTGTTGATTTGCAAAGCTTCCTCGTCTCAATGGGGGCTAAAATTTCCGGCGCCGGCACAGATACCATTAGAATTGAAGGGGTGCAAGCATTAAAGGGGACAGAACACACCGTAATACCGGATCGCATTGAAGCAGGCACCTACATGGTGGCAGCAGCCATTACCAATGGCGATATTACTTTAACAAATGTGATACCTGTTCACCTGGATGCTGTCATTGCTAAACTAAGGGAGGCGGGTGTTCAGGTAACGGTAAATGAAGACACCATACGGGTGCAGGGTGTTGAAAGACCCAAGGCGGTGGATATTAAAACTATGCCCTACCCGGGATTCCCCACCGATATGCAGCCACAGTTTTTAGCCCTGATGTCCATTGCCGAAGGTACCAGTATTATTTCTGAAACAATATTTGAAAACAGATTTAAACACGTGGCAGAGCTGCGGCGCATGGGGGCTGATATCCGTTTAGAAGGAAATACTGCCATAGTACGGGGCGTACCCGGCCTTACCGGTGCCTATGTGGAAGCATCGGACCTGCGGGCGGGGGCGGCATTGACACTGGCAGCCATGGCCGCTGAAGACGGTACGGTGCTGGACGGCATTGAACATATCGACAGGGGCTACGAAAGGATGGAGAAGAAATATAACCCCCTAGGGGCTAGGATTATTCGTGTAAACAGTTAA
- a CDS encoding DUF881 domain-containing protein, protein MKKSMYLSLLAVGVVLGLMLALQFRTNVGGAPYDRPQALAQELAQLEQNYQMLLKEAADLQGNLEKINEGTTMSYDALQKELQKVRLAAGMEPVTGPGVVVILENIEEDLRPGIDPSAFTIKFEDLLRVVNELRVADAKAISINGQRLVATSEIRSAGRFIDVNLVRLAPPYQIKAVGDPEKLESSLKIKGGLVDTLREWSIGVTVIPEEELTVPAYEGPVEFNYAKPLKEGENR, encoded by the coding sequence TTGAAAAAGAGCATGTACCTTTCACTCCTGGCAGTGGGTGTGGTGCTGGGCTTGATGCTGGCCCTTCAATTTCGGACCAATGTCGGGGGTGCACCCTATGATCGTCCCCAGGCCTTAGCCCAGGAATTGGCACAGCTGGAACAAAACTATCAAATGTTGCTAAAGGAAGCTGCGGATTTACAAGGCAACTTAGAAAAAATAAATGAGGGTACCACCATGAGTTACGATGCCCTACAAAAGGAGTTACAAAAGGTTCGCCTGGCAGCAGGAATGGAGCCCGTTACCGGGCCTGGGGTGGTGGTAATTTTGGAAAACATTGAGGAAGACCTAAGGCCCGGAATTGACCCCAGTGCCTTTACCATTAAGTTTGAAGATTTACTTCGAGTGGTGAACGAATTGCGGGTTGCCGATGCCAAGGCCATATCCATTAACGGACAAAGATTGGTGGCAACCAGCGAGATTCGCAGTGCCGGTAGATTTATAGATGTGAACTTGGTCAGGTTAGCACCGCCCTATCAAATTAAGGCAGTGGGCGATCCGGAAAAACTGGAAAGCAGTTTAAAAATTAAGGGTGGTCTGGTGGATACGTTGCGGGAGTGGTCCATAGGGGTGACAGTAATCCCGGAAGAAGAGTTAACTGTTCCTGCATACGAAGGGCCTGTAGAATTCAATTATGCTAAACCCCTGAAGGAAGGTGAGAATAGGTAA